Below is a genomic region from Syntrophorhabdaceae bacterium.
AGCTAATCCTATTGAGGGCTCTCATGTTCGGATTGAAAACGGAATGTCACGGATTGTTTTTGAGTCCACTTGCAGTCACGGTTCAAAACAATATTGCAAGATTGGGAAAAGTAACATCTGCCGATCCTAAGTATGAGGGCGGAGTCCTGGCGACCCTAACAGACGCTATCAACGAAGAAATGAAAACGCAGCTGTTCTTATACATACAACCACATAAAGCAAAATATTATGAACGAACCAACAATAGTTTTGTAGAGAAGTTTCCAGAAAGGTTCCCTAAGGCATACAAAGAATTGTGGCAGGCTGGAAATTGTTTTGCCATAGATCAATATAGTGCGTGTGTTTTCCATTGCATGAGAGCCGCTGAAATAGGGTTAAGAAGTCTTGCCGTTCATCTAAAAGTCAAACCACCGAAGGACACAACTTACGCTCAATGGGGAGACTTGATTGGGGCGATACAACGTGAAGTAGATAGATTGAGGTCTGGTGGAAATGTTAAACAAACCAAGGCGATAAAAGAAAAAATAACATTTTGTTCTGATGCTCTTTCTCACTTTAGAAATCTGAAAGATGCTTACAGAAACCACGTTGCCCATGTGAGAACCGATTACACAGAGTCTCATCGGCTTCAATCGTTCCCTTGAATGGTTCTCCTGGCTTCTGATCCATGGCATATCTGATACGATGAAACATGAACCATGCGGTTTTGTATGTGACCCCTAACATTCTGTGTAATTGATGAGCGCTCATGCCCTTCTTAGAAGAACAGAGAAGATATGTAGCAAGCAACCACTTATTCAATGGTATATGGCTACGCTCAAAAACAGTACCAACCGTAACGCTGAACTGTTTCTGACAATCGCTACACTTCCACAGACCCCTTCTATGTTCCGTTCCGTGCAGGGAATAGTGTCTCTTGTTGCTTCCGCAGTGAGGACATGCTGGGCCTTCGGGCCAACGGAGTTTTTCAAGATATTCTCTCGCTTTATCCTCGTCTGTGAAATATGGGGTATCAAAACCTATTGTGTCCATGTCGATCTCCTTATACAAGAAGTATAGTACAAATGTTCTGGTTTGTCAAGTATATAATGACGTTCGGTTATACCGAATATTTTACTTGATTTATCATTAAAATGTAGTACACTTGTTCTATAGGTTTTCTATGCCGCGGACCACGCATACGAGAGAAACCATCCTTGATTTTATAAAAACCTTCAGGCAAGAGAACGGCTACGCCCCCTCCGTGCGTGAAGTGGCCGACCACTGCGGCATTCGGAGCCCTTCGGTTGTTCAGTATCACTTAAACCACCTCGAACAGGCCGGGCTTATCAGAAAGAGCAAGGACACTTCCCGGAGCGTGGACATCGTAGGTGAGATCAGAGAAGCCGCGCTCGTCCCCCTTCTCGGGGTCATCGCAGCGGGCCAGCCCATCTGGGTCCCTCCGGCGGAGAAAAGAAGCGCAGAGGCACAGAGGATGATCGCCATCCCCAGTGAGGTAGCGCGGGGGAAAAAGGAGCTCTACGCGCTTAAGGTGCGGGGTAACTCCATGGTGGATGCCATGATAGCCGACGGCGATGTTGTGGTCATGGAAGAGGCAGGCGATGTGAAGAGCGGCGATGTGGTGGCCTGCTGGCTCGAAAAGGAACAGGAAGTGACGCTCAAGAAGATTTATTTTGAGGACGAAAGAATCCGGCTGCAGCCGTGTAACCCGTACATGGTCCCCATGTATCACGACCCGGAGAATGTCCAGGTCCAGGGCCGGGTTGTGGCGGTCCTCCGCATGGACCTTTAGAACCGGGATATGTGCACGCCTTGAAACAGGAAATGAGAGAACAACTCAATGAGAAGCAGTATGAGGCGGTGACCACCGTTGACGGCCCCATGCTCGTTATAGCCGGCGCTGGAAGCGGCAAGACACGGGTCATAGAGTTCCGCGTCCTGCACCTTGTCGAGACCGGCATTGAGCCGGCTTCGATTCTCCTGCTCACCTTCACGAGGCGGAGCGCCCAGGAGATGATATCGCGGGCCGCTGGTCATGATCCGCGATGCCAGGGGGTTGAGGGCGGCACATTCCATTCTTTTGCCAACAAGATGCTCCGGAAATATAGCGGTTTCTTCGGGCTTCCCAACACGTTTACAATCTACGACGAGGCCGACGCGGAAGAGGCCATTCACCGCTGCGCTGTGAAACTCGGATTCTACGACAGACAGAAGAGGCGCCCGAGAAAGGACATGTTGCGGGCGATTCTCAGTATGTCCCTCAACAAGGAGATGCCTGTAGAGGCGGTCCTTAAGAAATATTACGAGCCCTTCGTTGAGTTTGCCGATGAGATCAAAGAGCTCAGAAAAAAATACACGGAATATAAGATCGCGTCCCAATGCCTCGATTATGACGACCTCCTTTTGTATTTTAAACTCCTGCTCGAAAATGAGGATATCCGTTCCCGCATCGCCGCAAAATACCGCTACATCATGATAGACGAGTTTCAGGACACGAATACCATGCAGGGCGAAATCGCTTATTATCTGGCCGCGCCGCACGGCAACATCCTGGTTGTGGGCGATGACGCCCAGTCTATCTATGCGTTCAGAGGCGCATCCCACGAGAACATCATGCAGTTTCCCGAGAGGTTTCCTCTCTCAAGGATCATCAAGCTGGAAGATAACTACAGGAGCAACCAGGCCATTCTCGATGCGGCAAACGCGGTGCTCGACAATATGGCCCACAAGTACGAGAAATGCCTGCGAGCCGCAAGCAAGGAGGTTGGGGAGAAACCGGAACTTATCTTCTTTAAGGATGCCTTCGACGAGGCGGCGTGGGTCACCGGCCGGATAAAGCAGTTTTACGAACAGGGCATGGAGTTGTCGCATCAATGCGTTCTGTTCCGCTCGGCCTACATAACTATACCGCTGCAGGCGGAACTCGCGAAAAGGAACATACCCTTTGCGGTGCAGGGAGGGCTCAAATTCTACGAGACCGCTCACGTGAAAGACCTGATCGCGCACCTCAAACTATTTGTCAACCCCAAGGATGAGCTTGCCTGGAGCCGTGTGCTCTTACTCGTGAGCGGGGTGGGCTTAAAGACTGCGGAGAAGCTTCTCGAAGAGATGGCGCCGTGCGTTAGCCTTGAGGCGATCTGCGAGAACGTCATCGGTAAATTTTCCGGCCCGCAAAAATCGGCTTCCGGATTATCCACCCTAGGGCGCCTGCTCACGACCACCGCGAGAGATCCGGCTACACTCTGCGAGGCAGTGATCAGATACTATGAGCCGATCTTGAGAGAGAAGTTCGACCTTGACTGGCATTTAAGAAAGAACGACCTCGACGCGCTCGCGCAGATATCAGGGAGATACACGTCCGTCAGGGACTTTCTCGTTGACCTTGCCATAGAGCCGCCGGAGCGCGGGGTAAAAGATTTTCATGACACGGTCTGGGAGAGACCGCTTATCCTCTCCACCATTCATTCAGCAAAGGGTCTGGAGTGGCGCAACGTCTTCCTCATCGGGGCGCTCGACGGGGTGTTGCCTTCGAGCTACACGACCCACGACGACGAAGAACTCGAGGAAGAGCGCAGGCTCCTCTACGTTGCAATTACAAGAGCGCGCGAAAAACTCTACATCCTCGCCCACCATGAGGGGCGCAATAACGGCATCCATACCTTTAACAGGCTTTCCCGTTTTGTGGAAGCGCCAAACGTGAGGGCATGCCTTAATGAAAAGCGCGCATCCGCCGCCGGCATATTCGATGAAACGGATGACCGGGTAACACAGCGCTACAGTGCAGAAGGCTTGCTTGCGAAAGTGCTCGATTCGATGAAATAAGCGACATGGAAGCGATGGCGGTGCGCCGCGTTGGCCCTTGCTTTCAAATAGGCTTTGAGTAGGGCGCGCCTCTCACACGAATATTCCGCGCGACAAAACGTTACATAATTTAAGCGGCTGGTGTGCCCCGGCGCCTGAACGTGGGGCCTCATTTAGACGCGGTTGAGAACCGGGACTTAAGCGCCGTTTTGATGGCGAGCTCAAGTCCCGGTTTTACTTATCGAAGCTCTCAGTAATCGTATACGAGCGGTACCTTTCTCGCCTTCTCCTGGGCTTTCCAGTAGTCGATCCGTTCTTTTATGAAAGCGAACCACGAATCGACCTCCCGTTTGGAATAGCCCTTATCCGTGAGGTCCTTTGTGAAGTCGCCGATCACCGGCTGTGATGCCTTGACCCATCTTTCCGATTCTGCGTCGGAGATGTAAATGATCTGGCCCCCCTGGCTTTTCAGAAACTGACCGCCCTCTATCTCCAGCTCGTTCCAGGTAACGGCCCACTTTTCTCTGAACTCATTGGATGTTTCCTGGAAGATGTTCTTGATGTCGTCGGGCAGGGCGTTCCACTTGGATTTATTCATGACAACATAGAAGGTGTATGAACTGCCGATTTTCCAGCACGCGGTGACATATTTGATGACCTCGCCGGTTTGAAAACCCTTGAGTTGCTCCATGGGACCGAGGTTGCCATCGATGACGTTTCGTTTAAGCGACTCATAAAGGTCTACCATCTCTACGGGAATTGGATTGGCCCCGAGCGCCTTGACGAGATCGCCGATTCGTCCGGTACCCCTTATCTTCATGGCTTTGAGCTCTTCGAGGGTCCTCACGGGTTTGTTTAAGGTCTGGACCACCGCAGGAGGCGATACGCTGAACATCAGAGGCTGGTACTCATTCCATTCTTTGGGTTTGAACTTGTTGTAGAAATCATTTGCAACGTGCGTGCTCACATACGCGCTCGGCGAGCCGATAGGCAGTTCCATAATCTCCATGACCGGAAAACGACCGCGCGAATATCCGCAGTGGGACATTCCGATATCGGCAATCCCCGTACTCACGCCCACAGCGATCTTCGGGGCCGTGAGGAGCGTGCCGCCGGGGTAGTAGGATATTTCTACTCTTCCTCCGGTACGCTTTTTTATCTCGTCACAGAACTGCTGGCCGAGAACTGTGTTCTTATGAACAATAGGAAAATAGTTGGCGAACTTGAGTTTGATCGTATCAGCAGCAGAGGCCGTCGAGGCAATGACAGCGGCGACAAACATCGCCAGAAACACTAGTGTAAATAGTTTGTTTCTTTTCATGTTACCTCCTTTGTGTGCCAAACAATCGCGTATTATGAACCAAGCTTCCTTGTGATATCATCCTTGAGCACTTTCTTGTCCCTCTTTCCCACTTTCGTTAGCGGTATGGCATCTATAATTTCGAGACGTTCCGGCAGCTGAAGCACGGATGCGCCTATGCTCCTTAAGTAGGTGACAAGCTCCTGAAAAGAAAGTCCCGTGCCCTCTTTCAGTGTGACGTACGCACAGATGCGCTCGCCCATTTGCTTATCCGGCATGCCGATAACGGCTGCATCTGTCACGCACGGATGGGAGCAGATCAGTCGCTCTATCGCTACGGCGCTGATTGTCTCGCCACCCCTAAGTATTGTCTCTTTTATCCTGCCGGTGATCGTCATGGTTCCCGATGCATCGATCTTTGCCAGGTCGCCGGTCTTGAAGAAGCCGTCAGCGGTAAAGGTATTCAG
It encodes:
- the lexA gene encoding transcriptional repressor LexA, giving the protein MPRTTHTRETILDFIKTFRQENGYAPSVREVADHCGIRSPSVVQYHLNHLEQAGLIRKSKDTSRSVDIVGEIREAALVPLLGVIAAGQPIWVPPAEKRSAEAQRMIAIPSEVARGKKELYALKVRGNSMVDAMIADGDVVVMEEAGDVKSGDVVACWLEKEQEVTLKKIYFEDERIRLQPCNPYMVPMYHDPENVQVQGRVVAVLRMDL
- a CDS encoding ATP-dependent helicase; this translates as MREQLNEKQYEAVTTVDGPMLVIAGAGSGKTRVIEFRVLHLVETGIEPASILLLTFTRRSAQEMISRAAGHDPRCQGVEGGTFHSFANKMLRKYSGFFGLPNTFTIYDEADAEEAIHRCAVKLGFYDRQKRRPRKDMLRAILSMSLNKEMPVEAVLKKYYEPFVEFADEIKELRKKYTEYKIASQCLDYDDLLLYFKLLLENEDIRSRIAAKYRYIMIDEFQDTNTMQGEIAYYLAAPHGNILVVGDDAQSIYAFRGASHENIMQFPERFPLSRIIKLEDNYRSNQAILDAANAVLDNMAHKYEKCLRAASKEVGEKPELIFFKDAFDEAAWVTGRIKQFYEQGMELSHQCVLFRSAYITIPLQAELAKRNIPFAVQGGLKFYETAHVKDLIAHLKLFVNPKDELAWSRVLLLVSGVGLKTAEKLLEEMAPCVSLEAICENVIGKFSGPQKSASGLSTLGRLLTTTARDPATLCEAVIRYYEPILREKFDLDWHLRKNDLDALAQISGRYTSVRDFLVDLAIEPPERGVKDFHDTVWERPLILSTIHSAKGLEWRNVFLIGALDGVLPSSYTTHDDEELEEERRLLYVAITRAREKLYILAHHEGRNNGIHTFNRLSRFVEAPNVRACLNEKRASAAGIFDETDDRVTQRYSAEGLLAKVLDSMK
- a CDS encoding TRAP transporter substrate-binding protein codes for the protein MKRNKLFTLVFLAMFVAAVIASTASAADTIKLKFANYFPIVHKNTVLGQQFCDEIKKRTGGRVEISYYPGGTLLTAPKIAVGVSTGIADIGMSHCGYSRGRFPVMEIMELPIGSPSAYVSTHVANDFYNKFKPKEWNEYQPLMFSVSPPAVVQTLNKPVRTLEELKAMKIRGTGRIGDLVKALGANPIPVEMVDLYESLKRNVIDGNLGPMEQLKGFQTGEVIKYVTACWKIGSSYTFYVVMNKSKWNALPDDIKNIFQETSNEFREKWAVTWNELEIEGGQFLKSQGGQIIYISDAESERWVKASQPVIGDFTKDLTDKGYSKREVDSWFAFIKERIDYWKAQEKARKVPLVYDY